A genomic segment from Candidatus Binatia bacterium encodes:
- a CDS encoding cold shock domain-containing protein, which yields MFGTIKKVVRDKGFGFVVPDDGSDDVFFHRSRLAPKVVFEDLREGDEVEFQVTQGEKGPQANNLKVR from the coding sequence ATGTTCGGCACAATCAAGAAGGTCGTCCGGGATAAAGGATTCGGTTTTGTCGTTCCCGACGACGGCAGCGACGATGTCTTCTTCCACCGCTCGCGCCTCGCTCCCAAAGTCGTCTTCGAAGACCTGCGCGAAGGTGACGAGGTGGAGTTCCAGGTGACCCAGGGCGAGAAGGGGCCGCAGGCGAACAATCTGAAGGTCCGCTAG
- a CDS encoding DEAD/DEAH box helicase — translation MSFRSFALPEVVQQGIDAAGFTTCTPIQQRALPPALAGKDVAGQAQTGTGKTATFLITAFTKLLQHRPPALPDPAPRALVIAPTRELVVQILHDAEQLGRFTGLSMQAVFGGIDYRKQRDLLRQGCDILVGTPGRLIDYFKQQVYSLRRIELLVIDEADRLFDMGFIADLRFLLRRLPPYNKRQSMLFSATLSYTVMELAYEHMNDPVRVAVSPEQVTAANVEHVLYHVGSHEKLPLLLGLFRREQPTRVLIFVNTKRAGEWLARRLSENGLAAKAITGDLDQRARLRLMHDFKSGGLLILVATDVASRGLHIDDVSHVINYDLPQDAENYVHRVGRTARAGASGKAITLACEEYVESLESIEQLTGFKIPVEDTRDELFVRPLPPHGGARHQGHARPSPPTPRRQSRRRARGNGRHGVGADAS, via the coding sequence GTGAGCTTCCGTTCGTTCGCGCTGCCCGAGGTCGTGCAGCAAGGCATTGATGCCGCGGGCTTCACGACCTGTACGCCGATTCAACAGCGCGCGCTGCCGCCGGCGCTGGCGGGCAAAGACGTGGCCGGGCAGGCGCAGACCGGCACCGGCAAGACGGCGACGTTCTTGATCACGGCGTTCACCAAGCTGCTGCAGCACCGTCCCCCGGCGCTTCCGGATCCCGCCCCGCGCGCGCTCGTTATCGCCCCGACGCGTGAGTTGGTCGTGCAGATCTTGCACGACGCCGAGCAACTGGGCCGCTTCACCGGTCTCTCGATGCAGGCGGTGTTCGGGGGTATCGATTACCGCAAGCAACGCGATCTGCTGCGGCAAGGGTGCGACATCCTCGTCGGCACCCCTGGCCGGCTCATCGACTACTTCAAGCAGCAGGTGTACAGCCTACGGCGTATCGAGCTGCTGGTGATCGATGAAGCCGATCGGCTGTTCGATATGGGATTCATTGCCGATCTCCGCTTTCTTCTGCGCCGCCTGCCGCCGTACAACAAGCGACAATCGATGCTGTTCTCGGCGACGTTGTCCTACACCGTGATGGAGCTGGCCTACGAGCACATGAACGATCCGGTCAGGGTCGCCGTCAGCCCCGAGCAGGTAACGGCGGCTAACGTGGAACACGTGCTGTATCACGTCGGGTCTCACGAGAAACTCCCCCTCCTGCTGGGCCTGTTTCGGCGCGAGCAGCCGACGCGGGTGCTGATCTTCGTGAACACCAAACGTGCCGGCGAATGGCTGGCGCGCCGGCTGAGCGAGAATGGTCTCGCCGCCAAGGCGATCACCGGCGATCTCGATCAGCGGGCGCGTCTTCGCCTGATGCACGACTTCAAATCCGGTGGTTTGCTGATCCTGGTGGCCACCGACGTCGCTTCCCGCGGCCTGCACATCGATGACGTGAGCCACGTCATCAACTACGACCTGCCACAGGACGCCGAGAATTACGTCCACCGTGTCGGTCGTACGGCACGCGCCGGCGCGTCAGGAAAGGCGATCACTCTTGCCTGCGAGGAGTACGTCGAATCGCTCGAGAGCATCGAACAGCTCACGGGCTTCAAGATTCCGGTAGAAGACACGCGCGATGAGTTGTTCGTACGCCCGCTGCCGCCGCACGGTGGCGCGCGCCATCAAGGGCATGCGCGCCCCTCGCCGCCCACGCCCCGTCGCCAGAGCCGGCGCCGTGCCCGGGGCAACGGGCGCCACGGCGTCGGCGCAGACGCATCCTAG